The nucleotide window AAGTTCAATGTCTCAGTTTCTGAAGTGGACCACCACGATGTCTGGCAGCGGACAACGATAGCGGTTGCTGCTGTCTCTGCATCAAAGGTGGCTACAGAGAGAGAGCTTCATAATGCCTTGAAAATGATTGATTCTTTTCCTGAGATCGAACGTACCATCACCGATATAGAATGGCTTTGATTAAAGAGGTGATTGAAAATGGGTCATAGAGTAAATCGTGTTGGCGAACAAATGAAAAAAGAATTGGGCGACATCATCAGCCGTAAAATCAAGGATCCGCGAGTCGGTTTCGTGACCGTGACGGATGTCCAGGTTACCGGAGACCTACAGCAGGCGAAGGTGTATATCTCTGTTTTAGGCGATGAACAACAGAGAGAAGATACACTAAAAGGATTAGCAAAAGCCAAAGGCTTCATCAGGACAGAAATTGGCCAGCGAATCCGACTGAGAAAGACGCCTGAACTGATCTTTGAGTTTGATGAAACAATGGCTTACGGAAATCGCATCAATTCACTAATCCATGAGCTGCAAAGAGATGAACAGCCTGGAGAAGAAGAGCAAGATAAAGATACTGACTAAAAGGTTATTTAGTCTGGAAACTTAACCGAAAAAAATGGATAGACAAAACGTCTATCCATTTTTTTCGAGATTTTTTATTTTTAAATACATGGCTCTGTTAAAGTCGAAATGTTGTTTTTACTCCTGGCACGAAGTCAACAGTCTTTGTTAACAGAGCAAAATACATAAATACTTAAGGAGGAAGGGATATGGAAGGGATTCTGCCTCTTTTTAAACCAGCTGGAATGACTTCACATGATTGTGTGTTTAAACTAAGAAAGCTGTTAAGGACGAAGAAGGTGGGCCATACAGGGACTCTGGACCCTGATGTAACCGGGGTACTGCCAATCTGTGTCGGCAAGGCAACGAAAATAGCAGAATACATTACAGATGCAGGAAAAGCCTATGAGGGTGAAGTAACCCTTGGATTCACCACAACGACCGAAGATGCTTCAGGAGAAAAGGTTGATGAAAAATCAGTGGACCGGACACTGACAAAAAAGGAAATAGAAAGTGTCCTTCATTCACTTGTGGGTGAAATTGAGCAAACTCCACCGATGTATTCGGCGGTAAAAGTGAACGGAAAGAAACTTTATGAATATGCAAGGCAAGGAATCGAAGTCGAACGCCCAACCAGGAAGGTGACGATCTATAGCATAGAACTGCTCGATGATCGAGATTCTTATGCTGGCGAGCTGGTCAGCTTTAAGTTCAGGGTATCTTGCAGCAAAGGTACATATATTCGGACCTTAGCGGTTACGATTGGTGAAAAATTAGGATATCCGGCACATATGTCTTCGCTTGTCAGGATTCAGTCGGCCTCCTTTTCCCTGGAAGATTGCTTTACATTCGCGCAGCTTGAAGAAATGGCGGAGGAATCCAGGCTCGAAACAGCTCTATACCCTTTGGAAACTGGTATTTCTTATTTGCCGAAATATCGCATTAATGATAAAGTAGCAGAGAAAGTGAAAAATGGGGCATTGCTTCAAATTCCAAAGGATCTTGAAGGGGTTGAAGGCCCTATTGTAGCAGAAACAGAAGACGGAAAAGCGCTCGCTATCTACAGGGCACACCCAACCAAACACGGGATGATGAAACCTGACAAAGTATTGAGAAATGAGCAATAAAAAGTATTGCCACATTAGGATACGTAATCAGCAATCAATAAGAAAGTCCTGATTAAAAGAGCAGCTGGGTCAGAAAAGGTGAGTTAAATCGTGGAATTGATTAAGCTAAACCATCCTCATGGGTATAAAATAGAAGATTTTCCGGCAATGGCCATCGCATTAGGCTATTTTGACGGAGTTCACCTGGGCCACCAACAGGTGATCAGAGAAGCGAAAAAAGTGGCCGAAGCCAAGAGAATCAAGAGTGCAGTTATGACATTTGATCCCCACCCTTCAGTCGTGCTGGGAAAAAGCATCCAACACATAGAATATATCACGCCATTGGAAGAAAAGGCCCGATTGATTGAAGCAATGGGAGTAGATTATTTATTCGTGATCACCTTCTCGACCGAATTCTCAGGTCTATTGCCCCAGGAGTTCGTCGATCAATATATCATTGGACTGAATGTCCGTCACGTCGTGGCTGGCTTTGATTACTCCTATGGCAAGATGGGCAAGGGGAATATGGAAACAATCCAGTTCCATTCAAGGTCAAAATTTGATTTCACAATAGTATCCAAACTGTCAACTCCTGAAGATGAAAAGGTAAGCTCTACCTTGATCCGCGGATTCTTAAGAGATGGAAAAGTAGATGAAATGCCACATTTGCTAGGAAGATACTTTACAACAAAGGGAATCGTGATTAATGGTGAGCGGCGAGGACGCACAATCGGGTTTCCGACTGCGAACGTGCTGATGGATGAAGAATACATCCTCCCGCCAACAGGTGTTTATGCCGTGAAAATCAAGGTTGACGGCAAATGGCATGAAGGGGTCTGCAATGTCGGCTATAAACCAACCTTCCATCTGGAGAAAAAAGCAAAACCATCGATAGAAGTCCATATCTTTAACTTCAACAAAGAAATTTACGGGGAATCGGCCATTATTGAGTGGCACCTCCGACTGAGAAGTGAACGTAAATTCGAGGGGATTAAGCAGCTTGTTGCCCAAATCGAAAAAGATAAACAGGAAGCAATCCTTCACTTTGAAAAAAACAAGGGTTAGACTTGCTTTTTGTCGTAAAAAGATGTATTCTTATTAACGTATCAAAAAGGAACCTTTGCTTGGCAAGTCGAGTCACCGACGCTTGCTCGGTAACAGGGGATTATAAAATTGGAGGTGAACATGGATGGCAATCTCAAAAGCACGTAAAAATGAACTGATCAATGAATTCAAAGTTCACGAAAGTGACACTGGATCTCCAGAAGTTCAAATCGCTGTCCTTACTGCAGAAATCAACACATTGAACGATCACTTACGCGTTCACAAAAAGGACCATCACTCACGTCGCGGTCTTTTAAAGATGGTAGGTAAGCGTCGTAACCTTTTGACTTACCTTCGTAACAAGGATGTTGCTCGTTACCGCGAGTTAATCAACAAGCTTGGTCTACGTAGATAGTCTGTAAAAGCGGGATTTATCCCGCTTTTTTATTAGGCAATTTTTTGTCCTTTACATAACCTTTGATTGATATGAAGTGCTCGTTTTTTGGAGATAATATAACATAAAAGACATTTTAACGTAACTCCCTTGAAAAGTACCTGTTGATGGACTAGCTTTTATCTAAAGCTGGATAGGGAGGTTTATGGGTTTTATCATTGTTTATTAAGGTATATTGGTTATATGACAAACATGTTTAAATAAATACCCGGGCACAGCCAGGGTGTATTTAGTGGTAGAGAGGGGCTAAAAAGCATGGTACAAGAAAAACAAAGTTTTTCCTTTGACTGGGCAGGACGCAAGCTGACAGTCGAAATCGGACAGCTTGCAAAGCAGGCAAGTGGTGCAGTCCTTGTCCGTTATGGAGATACAGCTGTATTAAGTACAGCTACTGCGTCAAAAGAACCGAAGAATCTGGACTTCTTCCCTTTGACTGTTAACTATGAAGAGAGACTATATGCTGTCGGGAAAATCCCTGGCGGTTTCATTAAGCGAGAAGGCCGCCCTAGTGAGAAAGCGATCCTTGCAAGCCGTTTAATCGACCGACCAATCCGCCCGCTATTTCCGGATGGATTCCGAAATGATGTTCAGGTAATCAGCATTGTCATGAGTGTTGACCAAGACTGTTCATCAGAAATGGCTGCTATGTTTGGGTCATCTTTGGCACTTTCAGTTTCTGATATTCCATTTGGAGGACCAATCGCTGGTGTTACTGTGGGAAGGATCGATGGTAAATTTGTGATTAATCCATCAGTTGAAGAAACCGAGAAAAGTGATATGCACCTCGTAGTGGCTGGTACAATGGATGCAATCAACATGGTTGAAGCAGGTGCTGAAGAGGTACCTGAAGAAGTGATGCTTGAAGCAATCATGTTCGGACATGATGAAATCAAGCGCTTGATTGCGTTCCAACAGGAAATCGTCGCACAGGTTGGTAAAGAAAAAAGAGAAATAAAACTTTTTGAATTGGATAAAGAGCTTGAAGCTGAAGTCCGCGGAATCTGTGAGCAAGACATGGTTGCTGCTATCCAGGTCCAGGAGAAGCATGCACGTGAAGACGCGATCAAAGAAGTGAAAAATGCTGTTGTCGCCCGCTATGAAGAGCAGGAAGCGGATGACGACAAGCTGAAGCAGGTCAAACAAATCCTTGATAAAATTGTAAAAGGTGAAGTTCGCCGCCTGATCACAGAGGAAAAAGTCCGTCCAGATGGACGTGGCGTCGATGAAATTCGCCCGCTTTCTTCTGAGGTAGGCATGCTTCCTAGAACCCACGGTTCCGGATTATTCACAAGGGGCCAAACTCAGGCATTGAGCATTTGTACTCTTGGTGCAATGGGAGATGTGCAGATTCTGGACGGCCTTGGAATCGAAGAAGAAAAACGATTCATGCACCATTATAATTTCCCATTATTCTCTGTTGGTGAAACAGGACCGATCCGCGGACCTGGCCGACGTGAAATCGGGCACGGTGCACTTGGTGAAAGAGCACTAGAACCAATCATTCCAAACGAAAAAGATTTCCCATATACAATCCGTCTTGTTTCAGAAGTATTGGAGTCAAATGGCTCAACTTCACAAGCGAGTATTTGTGCAAGTACATTAGCGATGATGGATGCAGGTGTACCAATTAAAGCACCTGTAGCGGGTATTGCAATGGGTCTAATCAAGTCAGGTGAGCACTATTCAATCCTTACTGATATCCAGGGCATGGAAGACCACCTTGGCGATATGGACTTCAAGGTAGCAGGTACTTCCAAGGGTGTTACTGCTCTTCAAATGGATATAAAGATTGAAGGCTTGTCACGTGAGATTCTTGAAGAGGCTTTGCAGCAGGCTCAAAAAGGCCGCATGCAAATCCTTGAATCAATGATGGCAACAATCAACGAGCCGCGCGGCAACTTATCAAAATACGCTCCAAAAATCATCACAATGTCTATCAATCCTGATAAGATCCGTGATGTCATTGGACCAAGCGGCAAGCAAATCAATAAGATCATCGAAGAAACCGGCGTAAAAATCGATATCGAACAAGATGGTACAGTTTTCATTGCTTCCGTTGATGAAGAAATGAATCAAAAAGCAAAGAAAATCATCGAAGATATCGTCCGTGAAGTCGAAGTTGGCCAAATGTACCTCGGAAAAGTCCGCCGTATCGAAAAGTTCGGTGCTTTCGTGGAAATTTTCCCTGGAAAAGATGGTTTGGTCCATATTTCCGAACTTGCTGAAGAGCGAGTAGGAAAAGTCGAAGATGTCCTGAAGCTTGGCGATGAACTCCTTGTCAAGGTCACCGAAATTGACAAACAAGGAAGAGTAAATCTTTCACGCAAAGCAGTATTGAAAGAACAGCGCGAAAAAGCTGAAAAACAATCATAAGATAAAAACAAGGCCGGGAAATCCCCGGCCTTTTTATGTATGTGAACAAATCACACTCGTTCTACCTTGTCCTTCTGCTTCATAAAATAAAATAAGGCCATCTTTAATCAAAGACGAACATACATAGCTTTGGATGCCCTAACAGAAGAGGAGGCACATAGAATGAGAATGAGAAAAATTGCGCTGGTTTCTATCATGCTGATTTCAGCCTGGACCATGGTTAATAATCCATTTTCCCATACATATGTAGCAGGACTTAAAACGGGAAGCATGGCTGTTTCAGGACAGGAAGATTCCTTGATGGCGGAAATTGAAATGAAGGCAAAAGATTATGAGGTTGAACCCTCTGACGCAAGAAAGGATCCAGTCTGGAAGGTAATTCCGGGCTATAACGGACTAAAAGTCGATGTGAAAAAATCATACGCCAGGATGAAAAAGGCAGGCAAATTCAATCCTGACAAGCTTGTTTTTGTTCAAGTGCCGCCTGAAATCCATTTGAGTGACTTGCCGCCTCAAGCAGTCTACAAAGGACATCCAGAAAAACCTATGGTCAGCTTTATCATCAATGTGGCATGGGGAAATGAGTATCTTTCCGGTATGCTTGCCACATTAAAAAAGCATAATGTGACCGCAAGTTTCTTTCTGGAGGGAAGATGGGTAAAAAATAATCCGGGTATGGCGAAAATGATTTCTGATGCAGGCCATGAAATTGGCAACCACTCCTTCACGCACCCTGATATGAAACAACTATCAGCACCTAAAATTAATGAGGAAATCAGGAAGACAGATGAGGTCATTGAAGCTGTGACTGGTGAAAAGACTAAATGGTTTGCACCACCAAGCGGTTCTTATAAAGACGAAGTAGTAGACATTGCAGCAGCTCATAACTTAGGCACAGTCATGTGGAGCGTGGATACGATCGATTGGCAGAAGCCCACCCGGGAAAAGCTGATTAGCAGGGTGATGGGAAAGGTTCATAACGGAGCATTGATCCTGATGCACCCCACCGAGGCGACTGCTTCATCGCTGGACCAATTGATCACGGAAATCAAGAGTAAGGGCTTGCAAATAGGAACTGTATCGGAATTGTTAAGTGAAAATCGCATCCTCCCGGCAAAAAATATGAAAGAATAGCATTGTATTTGGAAAAAGTAAGTTAAATGGACTATACTAAGTAAATGCAGTAGTTTTTTAGCAGCAGGTTCCAGAGGAGGAATATAATGATAAAGAAATATACATGCCAAAATGGGGTAAGAATTGTACTAGAACAAATCCCGACAGTCCGGTCAGTAGCCATAGGAGTTTGGATTGGAACGGGCTCCCGAAATGAAAATCCTGATAATAATGGAATCTCCCATTTCCTTGAACATATGTTTTTTAAAGGCACCAAAACCAGGTCTGCCAGAGAAATAGCCGAATCATTTGACAGCATCGGCGGTCAGGTGAATGCCTTCACCTCCAAGGAATATACATGCTATTATGCAAAAGTATTGGATAACCATGCCCAATATGCCCTTGAAGTATTGGCGGATATGTTCTTTCATTCTACTTTTGATTCTGAAGAATTGAATAAAGAGAAGAATGTAGTCAATGAAGAAATCAAAATGTATGAGGATACGCCAGATGATATCGTCCATGATTTGCTAAGCCAGGCTATTTACGGTGATCATCCACTGGGGTATCCGATCCTGGGTACTGAGGAAACGCTCCAAACCTTTACAGGAGAAAAATTAGAGCAATACATGCATGACATGTATAGGCCTGAGAATGTAGTCATTTCAATTGCCGGGAATGTCCCGGAATCATTCATTAAAAATGCTGAACAATTCTTTGGCTCTTACGAAGCGAGCAAGGAAGAGTTGGAATACATTAAGCCGGAATTCCATACGAAACAAATATCACGCAAGAAAGAGACTGAGCAAGCCCACCTTTGCCTGGGATTCGAAGGGCTGCAGATCGGCCATTCTGACGTATACAACTTGATTGTCCTGAATAATGTGCTCGGCGGAAGCATGAGCAGCAGATTATTTCAGGAAGTCAGGGAACAGCGCGGTCTAGCCTACTCTGTATTTTCCTATCATTCCGCATACAGGGATAGCGGGATGGTCACAATTTATGGAGGAACTGGTTCAAATCAGCTGAATGTTTTGTATGAGACCATTCAGGAGACGCTCGATAAGCTTCGCGCAGACGGCATTACGGAAAAAGAACTTAATAACAGCAAAGAACAACTGAAAGGCAGTTTGATGTTAAGCCTTGAGAGCACAAACAGCCGGATGAGCAGGAATGGGAAAAATGAGCTTCTGCTTGGAAGGCATCGCTCTCTTGATGAAATCGTCGAACAAATCGATCAGGTCACAAAGGACCGTGTTGACGGCATGGCCAATAAGATATTCACAGACCAATATTCAGTATCCCTGATCAGCCCTAGCGGCGAGCTCCCAACACAATAATGAATTCCAGGACAGCAGTTTCTTTAAGAAGCTGCTGTTTTTTATATTCTAAAAAGGGTTCCGAAACGATAAATATAGAATAAGGACAAAGTGACGGGGAGGTCCATCATGAAACTGAGTGAACTTGGCGGCAAAGAAATTGTCGATGTGAAAAGGGCAGAGAGGTTAGGAGTACTTGGTCAAACAGATTTGGAAATCAACGAAAGAACAGGGCAAATCGAAGCATTGATCATTCCATCATTAAAATGGTTTGGCCTCCGCAAGCAATCCGGGGAGGTAAGGGTGCCATGGAAGCACATCAAGAAAATCGGTTCAGATATGATCATCATCGATATACCAGATGATGAGTAAAAAGCGGGCTTTCATGCCGGCTTATTTTTTTTGCTGATTATTAAAAGATTAGTGAGTTCACAGTCGCTTGTGGGTGCTTTTCTTTTATGGAAAACTCACCTATTCCGCGTTTGATACATATGATGTTGAAGTAGTTCATGTTGAATAGAAATTTTAATCCAGGATTAATGGAAAAGAAGGTGATTGTTCTCATGCTGACAGGTATGCAAATCGCGGTTATCGGCGGTGATGCTAGACAGCTGGAGATTATTCGCAAGCTGACAGAGCTTGATGCAAAGCTTTCTTTAATAGGCTTCGAGCAGTTGGACCATGCTTTCACAGGTGCCTCAAAAGAAAAGATAGATGAAGTTGATTTTTCAGTACAGGATGCTTTGATCCTGCCTGTTCCCGGAACTAGCCTGGAGGGTCAGGTCGAAACCATTTTCTCAAATGAAAGAGTTGTAATCATAAAAGAAATGCTTGAACGGACTCCGGAACACTGTAAGGTTTATTCTGGTATCAGCAACTCGTACTTGACGGGGATCGCCAGCCAGGCCAACCGCAAACTCGTACAGCTATTCTCCCGTGATGATGTCGCAATTTATAACTCGATTCCGACAGTGGAAGGAACGATCATGATGGCAATCCAGCACACGGATTTTACGATACATGGTTCCAATGTTTCTGTTCTGGGACTTGGCAGGGTCGGTATGAGTGTTGCGAGAACCTTCCATGCGCTTGGAGCAAAGGTTAAGGTAGGTGCCCGGAAAAGCGAGCATATTGCAAGGATTACTGAAATGGGATTAGAACCTTTCCTTTTATCAGACATAGGAAAGGCAGTTTCTGATAGCGATATTTGCATCAATACCATTCCTAACCAGATTGTTACTGCTTCTGTCATTTCGAGGATGCCCGCCCATACCTTGATCATTGACCTTGCATCGAAACCAGGTGGAACGGATTTTCGCTATGCTGAAAAACGGGGAATCAAGGCTTTGCTTGCGCCAGGTTTGCCGGGCATCGTAGCCCCAAAGACTGCTGGGCAAATTCTGGCGAATGTTCTTTCTCAGCTGCTTATGGAAGACTTTTCTAACCGAAAGGAGAAAGAAGTATGAGTTTACAAGGAAAAAAGATCGGATTTGGATTGACAGGTTCTCATTGTACGTATGATGCTGTTTTTCCCGAAATTGAAAAATTAGTGAATGCAGGTGCAGAAGTTCTGCCTGTTGTCACCTTCACCGTAAAAAATACTGAAACACGTTTTGGAAAAGGGGAGGACTGGGTACAGCGGATTGAGGAGCTTACCGGCAATAAGGTGATCGACTCAATTGTGAAGGCAGAGCCTCTTGGGCCCAAAATCCCGCTGGATTGCATGGTCATTGCGCCTCTCACCGGAAACTCGATGAGCAAGTTTGCAAATGCCATGACTGATTCACCAGTTTTGATGGCTGCGAAAGCGACTTTAAGAAACCAAAAACCAGTAGTGCTCGGCATTTCCACGAACGATGCCTTGGGACTCAATGGCGTCAACCTGATGAGACTAATGGCAACCAAAAATATTTTCATGATTCCTTTTGGCCAGGATGATCCGGTAAAAAAACCAAATTCAATGGTTGCCAGAATGGAGATGCTCTCCGAAACGGTTTTGGAGGCAATGGAAGGAAAGCAATTGCAGCCAGTTCTTGTTGAACGTTATAAGGATAACTAGGGAAAATCCAAGGAAGGATACCGTCAAATCAGCAGAAATCAAGATAAACGACCTGACTAGTCTAACTGGAAACGCTTTTCTCCGGCAGTGAAGCAAAATCTTTCTTTCCTTAATGATTGAATATGATAAAATATAGGATAATATACAAGGCGGTTTTTAAGACAAGTAAAAAATGTCCAGAATCTGCGCCTGGCCTGTTTTAACTCCGGAGAACGTCCCAAAGTACCATGCGAAAAGCTTTCGTACGGAGTGAGGATGGGTTTCTGGGCTGGCCTGGGCGCTTGCGCATTTCTTATAAGCCGCCGTTATACTTATGTTCAAACAACCGGCTTTTAACGGATATTAAAACGATAATGGCAGTGGAAGGGGAAACAGATATGTCAGAGAGAAAAGGTTACCGAGTAGCAGTAGTTGGAGCAACAGGAGCAGTTGGGCAGCAAATGATCCAAACGCTTGAAAACAGGGATTTTCCAGTTTCGGAACTATTACTGCTTTCTTCAGCAAGATCTGCTGGTACGAAGGTTCATTATAAAGGTAACGAAATAACAGTTCAGGAAGCAAAACCGGAAAGCTTTGAAGGAGTGGATATAGCTCTTTTCAGCGCAGGCGGCAGTGTATCGAAACAATTGGCTCCTGAGGCTGTCAAGCGCGGAGCAATCGTTGTTGATAACACAAGTGCCTTCAGGATGGAAGAAAATATTCCGCTGGTAGTACCAGAAGTTAATGAAGAAGATTTGCGCAATCATAATGGAATCATCGCTAATCCAAACTGCTCGACAATCCAGATGGTCGTGGCACTGGAGCCGCTCCGCAAGAAATACGGCCTTGATAAGATCATCGTCTCAACCTACCAGGCAGTTTCTGGTGCAGGTGCAGCAGCCGTGGAAGAGATGAAGGAACAAACTAGGGCGATTCTGGATGGCAAAGAATATGAGCCAAAGATCCTTCCTGTTAAATCTGGAGAAAAGCACTACCAGATTGCCTTCAATGCCATTCCGCAGATTGACACATTCGTTGAAAATGGGTTCACGTATGAAGAAATGAAAATGATCAATGAAACCAAGAAAATCATGCATATGCCTGAGCTTCAGGTTGCTGCTACTTGTGTGCGGCTCCCTGTCGGTACTGGCCATTCTGAATCAGTTTACATCGAAATTGGCGAAGGCGGAGTAGCCGCATCTGAAGTGAAGGAATTGCTCGCAGATGCTCCAGGAGTTGTCCTTCAAGATAATCCGGACCAGCAGTTATATCCTATGCCTGCATTCTGTGTAGGAAAAAACGATGTATTCGTTGGCCGAATAAGGAAGGACCTTGACAACGATAAAGGCTTCCATATGTGGGTAGTATCAGATAACCTGCTGAAAGGTGCTGCGTGGAACTCTGTCCAGATTGCTGAAAGTCTTGTAAAACTCGGTCTTGTAAAATAATTGCATTAGGTTAAATGACAGAATTTCTGAGGTGTTACGATGAAAATAATCGTTCAAAAATTTGGCGGTACGTCTGTTCGTGATGAGCAAAGCCGCAGTCACGCAATAGGCCATATTAAAAATGCGGTTGCTGACGGATATAAAGCAGTTGTGGTTGTTTCTGCGATGGGCAGGAAGGGTGATCCGTACGCTACAGACACTCTCCTCAGCCTGATTGGTGGAAATGGGAGCAGGATCAGCAAGCGCGAGCACGACCTGCTGCTTTCTTGCGGTGAAACGATTTCGAGTGTGGTTTTTACAAATATGCTGATAGAAAATGGCATCAATGCGACTGCCCTTACTGGTGCACAGGCAGGGTTCAGGACCAACAGCGAGCATACGAACGCAAGGATCCTGGATATGAAGTGTGACCGTTTGCTGCGGGAACTGGACCATGTTGATGCAGTCGTTGTAGCAGGATTCCAGGGAGCAGCCAAAAATGGAGACGTAACAACGATTGGCAGAGGCGGCAGTGATACGTCCGCAGCAGCATTAGGCGCGGCTTTGAACGCTGAATGGATTGACATCTTTACCGATGTTGAAGGAATCATGACAGCTGATCCGAGGATTGCGGATAACGCACGGCCTCTTTCTGTGGTGACCTATACAGAGGTGTGCAATATGGCATATCAGGGCGCGAAGGTCATCCACCCTCGTGCTGTCGAGATTGCCATGCAGGCAAAAGTACCGATCAGGATCAGGTCCACGTATTCTGATGGCCTCGGGACATTAGTTACAACCCTGAATCGTGAAAATAAAGGAACTGACATCAAGGAGCGTCCTGTTACAGGCATCGCCCATGTTTCGAATGTCAGCCAAATCAAAGTTTTTGCCAAAAAGGACCAATACAATCTACAATCAGAAGTGTTCAAGGCTATGGCCAATGAAAACATCAGCGTGGATTTCATCAATATTTCCCCTAATGGAGTAGTGTATACTGTGCTGGATGAAATGACAGACCGGGCAGTGAAAGTCCTCGAAGGATTAGGCCACACACCGCAGATAGAGAAGAATTGTGCGAAGGTCTCTGTCGTAGGGGCAGGTATGGCAGGTGTTCCAGGTGTGACCTCGAAGATCGTTACAGCACTGTCTGAGAAGGGCATCCGGATTCTCCAATCCGCTGACAGCCACACAACCATTTGGGTCCTGGTCAAACAGGATGATTTGGGGAAGGCAGTGAATGCACTTCATGATGCTTTCCAGCTCGAAGAAGAAACAATAGAGTTCGAAAGACACGATATATAAAATGGCTTCCAGCCTTGGCAGACGGAAGCTTTTGAGAATAGGAGTGAACAGGAATGGTTCAATTCGGAAGAGTATCTACAGCAATGGTGACCCCATTTGATCATAAAGGTCACATTGATTTCGCTAAAACGACCCAGCTAGTCAACCATTTGATTTCGAACGGTACAGATTCACTGGTTGTCGCGGGAACGACAGGTGAATCTCCGACTCTTTCAAAGGAAGAAAAAATCGCTTTATTTCAGCATGTCGTGAAAGTCGTTGACAAAAGAGTTCCCGTCATAGCAGGTACAGGCAGCAACAACACTTATGCTACTATCGAATTGACGAAAAAAGCCGAAGAAATTGGTGTGGACGCGATAATGATCGTTGCCCCTTATTATAACAAGCCAAACCAGGAAGGACTCTACCAGCATTTCAAAGCAGCAGCTGAAGCTACTTCATTGCCAGTGATGGTGTATAACATCCCGGGCAGGTCTGTAGTCAATATTCTTCCTGAAACGGTGATCAAGCTGGCAGAAATCCCGAATATCGTGGCCGTCAAGGAAGCAAGCGGCGAACTTAACGCGATGACGAAAATCATTGCCAGCACACCTGATGATTTCCTTCTTTACAGCGGTGACGACGGGTTGACACTTCCTGTGCTTGCTATTGGCGGGGTGGGCATCGTCTCTGTAGCATCCCATGTGATTGGCAACGAGATGCAAGCGATGGTTGATGCATTCTTCAGTGGAAGAAACGAGGATGCAGCGAAAATGCACCAGCGTCTCCTTCCAGTCATGCAAGGTTTGTTTGCCGCACCGAGCCCTGGACCAGTTAAAACTGCATTGCAGCTGAAAGGGCTCGACGTCGGCTCAGTGCGCTTGCCGATGGTTCCATTGACAGAGCAAGAAAGAACAGCGGTAGCGAAATTATTCGAATAGTACAAGGGCCGGCCTGGTAAGGCTGGCCTTATTTTATTGTGTATAAGTGT belongs to Mesobacillus sp. AQ2 and includes:
- the dapA gene encoding 4-hydroxy-tetrahydrodipicolinate synthase gives rise to the protein MVQFGRVSTAMVTPFDHKGHIDFAKTTQLVNHLISNGTDSLVVAGTTGESPTLSKEEKIALFQHVVKVVDKRVPVIAGTGSNNTYATIELTKKAEEIGVDAIMIVAPYYNKPNQEGLYQHFKAAAEATSLPVMVYNIPGRSVVNILPETVIKLAEIPNIVAVKEASGELNAMTKIIASTPDDFLLYSGDDGLTLPVLAIGGVGIVSVASHVIGNEMQAMVDAFFSGRNEDAAKMHQRLLPVMQGLFAAPSPGPVKTALQLKGLDVGSVRLPMVPLTEQERTAVAKLFE